One region of Flavobacterium sp. KACC 22763 genomic DNA includes:
- a CDS encoding vWA domain-containing protein, translating to MRNLNFFMMAFLALTIFGCKKADYSAAEAVDSTAVAVATTDLIEEENYIPDANTESYAGLEENPFESPLKEPLSTFSIDVDNASYTNIRRFINEGQKVPKDAVRVEEMINFFKYKYPQPDGEHPFAINTEYSDCPWNKNSRLLKIGLQGKNIPMANLPAINLVFLVDVSGSMDEPNKLPLLKESMKVLVKELRSTDKVSIVVYAGSAGVVLEPTSGDNKDEIMDAFDDLHAGGSTAGGEGIELAYKLAQQNFIKDGNNRVVIATDGDFNVGASSDDDMLKLIEQKRESGVFLTVLGFGMGNYKDSKMEILADKGNGNYAYIDNIQEANRFLGKEFKGSMFAIAKDVKIQIEFNPNHVQAYRLIGYENRKLNAEDFKNDKIDAGELGSGHSVTALYEIVPVGVESDYVPSDLKYTKTQKVAENHSDELATVKFRYKKPDGNKSIEIVNVIADKKTDLENSSQDFKFTTAVSWFGLKLRESKYIANSSSSDIKRLAKSGLSNDEDGYRSEFVRLVDAVN from the coding sequence ATGAGAAATCTTAATTTCTTTATGATGGCATTCCTCGCACTTACTATTTTCGGCTGTAAGAAAGCTGATTACTCTGCCGCGGAGGCTGTAGATTCTACCGCAGTTGCGGTTGCGACGACCGATTTAATTGAAGAGGAAAATTATATTCCTGATGCAAATACAGAAAGCTATGCAGGATTAGAAGAAAATCCGTTTGAATCTCCACTAAAAGAACCACTATCCACTTTTTCTATCGATGTTGATAATGCATCGTATACCAATATTCGCCGATTTATAAACGAAGGACAGAAAGTTCCAAAAGACGCAGTTCGCGTGGAAGAAATGATAAACTTCTTTAAATACAAATATCCACAGCCTGATGGCGAGCATCCGTTTGCGATTAATACAGAATATAGTGATTGTCCTTGGAATAAAAACAGCCGACTGCTTAAGATTGGTTTGCAGGGAAAAAATATTCCAATGGCAAATTTGCCGGCTATTAATCTGGTTTTTTTAGTGGATGTTTCGGGTTCTATGGATGAACCAAACAAATTGCCATTGCTGAAAGAATCTATGAAGGTTTTAGTGAAAGAGCTAAGAAGCACTGACAAAGTTTCGATCGTAGTTTATGCGGGATCTGCAGGAGTAGTTTTGGAGCCAACTTCTGGAGATAATAAAGACGAAATTATGGATGCTTTTGACGATTTGCACGCAGGCGGAAGCACGGCAGGCGGAGAAGGAATCGAATTGGCGTATAAACTAGCACAGCAAAATTTTATTAAAGACGGCAACAATAGAGTAGTAATAGCTACAGATGGTGATTTTAATGTTGGCGCTTCTTCTGATGATGATATGCTGAAATTGATTGAACAAAAAAGAGAGTCTGGTGTTTTCTTAACTGTTTTAGGATTTGGAATGGGAAATTACAAAGACAGCAAAATGGAAATTTTGGCTGATAAAGGAAATGGAAATTATGCTTATATCGACAACATTCAAGAAGCGAATCGTTTTCTTGGAAAAGAATTTAAAGGATCAATGTTTGCTATCGCGAAAGATGTAAAAATTCAAATTGAGTTTAATCCAAATCATGTTCAAGCATATCGATTGATTGGTTATGAAAACCGAAAATTGAATGCAGAAGATTTTAAAAATGATAAAATTGATGCAGGAGAATTAGGTAGCGGACATTCGGTTACGGCTTTGTATGAGATTGTTCCAGTAGGTGTGGAAAGCGATTATGTTCCTTCAGATTTAAAATATACTAAAACGCAGAAAGTTGCTGAAAATCATAGTGATGAACTAGCAACAGTAAAATTTAGATATAAAAAACCTGATGGCAATAAAAGCATTGAAATCGTAAATGTTATAGCAGATAAGAAAACTGACTTAGAAAATAGCTCTCAAGATTTCAAATTTACAACTGCGGTTTCTTGGTTCGGACTAAAATTACGCGAATCAAAATATATTGCAAACAGCTCAAGTTCTGATATTAAAAGATTAGCAAAATCTGGTTTGTCAAATGACGAAGACGGTTACAGATCTGAGTTTGTACGATTGGTTGATGCGGTGAATTAA
- a CDS encoding 5-formyltetrahydrofolate cyclo-ligase has translation MPTSKKELRTEYKNFRKALSFDEIEEKSLEIANQLIQMPIWDKTYYHVFLPIEEHKEVNTEFILHLLSGKDKEILISKSDFETRKMTHFLLTDNTKIKKNEYNIPEPVDGIEVPSSKVEVVFVPLLAFDIHGNRIGYGKGFYDKFLVECKPETLKIGLSFFKAVNQIDDVFESDIKLDYCVTPERIYQF, from the coding sequence ATGCCGACGAGTAAAAAAGAACTTCGCACAGAATATAAAAACTTTCGCAAAGCGCTTTCTTTTGATGAAATAGAAGAGAAAAGTCTGGAAATTGCCAATCAACTGATTCAAATGCCAATTTGGGATAAAACGTATTATCATGTTTTTCTTCCAATTGAAGAGCATAAAGAAGTAAATACTGAATTTATCCTGCATTTGCTTTCTGGAAAAGACAAAGAAATTCTGATTTCGAAAAGTGATTTTGAAACCAGAAAAATGACTCATTTTCTTTTAACAGACAATACCAAAATCAAAAAAAACGAATATAATATTCCAGAACCAGTTGACGGAATCGAAGTGCCTTCTTCTAAAGTGGAAGTGGTCTTTGTACCGCTTTTGGCTTTTGATATTCATGGAAATCGAATTGGTTACGGAAAAGGTTTCTACGATAAATTCCTTGTCGAATGCAAACCTGAAACCTTAAAAATTGGGCTTTCATTTTTTAAAGCCGTAAATCAGATTGATGATGTTTTCGAATCAGATATTAAATTAGATTATTGCGTTACGCCTGAGAGAATTTATCAGTTTTAA
- a CDS encoding succinylglutamate desuccinylase/aspartoacylase family protein, with product MKNNAPLVIFGESILPGEHRTINVEIARLHTTTKLNIPVIVRRSKHEGPTVLFSAGIHGDEINGVEIVRQIISKKINRPARGTIICIPVINMYGFVNKSREFPDGRDLNRVFPGSKKGSLASRFAYHIVEEILPILDYAVDFHAGGASRFNAPQIRITENNPELKVLADIFNAPFTLYSKNINGSFRKTSESANVKMLLFEGGKSLDINNEIANQGVLGTKRLLHYLGMLDSKQIMEPALTPSIYIKQSVWLRAKCSGLLHDFNLVGKFVTKGTILAIITDPFGKFEQKIKAPHDGYVINANHSPIVYEGDAIYHLSKTPDNADE from the coding sequence ATGAAAAATAATGCTCCATTGGTTATTTTCGGCGAATCGATTTTGCCGGGAGAACACAGAACCATAAACGTCGAAATTGCCCGACTGCATACTACAACTAAGTTGAATATTCCTGTTATTGTTCGTCGTTCAAAACACGAAGGGCCGACTGTTTTATTTTCTGCTGGAATTCATGGTGACGAAATTAACGGAGTTGAAATCGTTCGTCAGATTATCAGTAAAAAAATAAATAGACCTGCACGTGGCACAATAATTTGCATTCCAGTAATCAATATGTACGGTTTTGTGAACAAATCTAGAGAGTTTCCAGATGGTCGTGATTTAAACCGCGTTTTTCCAGGAAGTAAAAAAGGTTCGCTTGCTAGCCGATTTGCTTATCATATTGTCGAAGAGATTTTACCAATTTTAGATTACGCAGTCGATTTTCATGCAGGTGGCGCAAGCCGTTTTAATGCTCCACAAATTAGAATTACCGAGAATAATCCCGAACTGAAAGTTTTAGCCGATATTTTTAATGCGCCATTTACATTGTATTCTAAAAACATAAACGGTTCTTTTAGAAAAACTTCTGAAAGTGCCAATGTGAAAATGCTGCTTTTTGAAGGCGGAAAATCATTAGATATCAATAACGAAATTGCCAATCAAGGTGTTTTAGGGACAAAACGTTTGCTTCATTATTTAGGAATGCTGGATTCGAAACAAATTATGGAACCTGCATTAACACCTTCAATTTACATTAAACAATCAGTTTGGCTTCGTGCGAAATGTTCTGGACTGCTGCATGATTTTAATTTGGTTGGAAAGTTCGTAACCAAAGGCACAATCTTGGCCATAATTACAGATCCGTTTGGGAAATTTGAACAAAAAATCAAAGCACCACATGATGGTTATGTAATTAATGCCAACCATTCGCCGATTGTTTACGAAGGTGATGCTATTTATCATTTATCTAAAACTCCAGACAATGCCGACGAGTAA
- the uvrC gene encoding excinuclease ABC subunit UvrC has translation MQSPLELQIITLPDNPGVYQYYDKDGKILYVGKAKNLKKRVSSYFNKIHDTAKTNVLVKKIVTIKHIVVPTETDALLLENNLIKTLQPRYNVLLRDDKTYPWICIKKEPFSRIFSTRNMVKDGSEYFGPYTSFKTVHTILDLIKELYPLRTCNYDLSESNINSGKFKVCLEYHIGNCKGPCEGLEPLEEYQKQVNAIREILKGNFKESLKDFKKLMNNYAQNLQFEEAQKIKEKIEVLENYQSKSTIINPKITNIDVFSIISDESAAYVNFLQISHGSIIRSHTLEMKKKLDESDEELLELAIVELRERFQLLSKEIIVPFEMDLGENIKITVPQLGDKKQILDLSIRNAKFYRIEQLKQLQIVDPDRHVNRIMAQMQKDLRLPSEPRHIECFDNSNIQGTNPVAACVVFKDGKPSKKDYRHFNVKTVEGPNDFASMTEIVYRRYKRLLDENEPLPQLIIIDGGKGQLSAALKSIDDLGLRGKVAIIGIAKRLEELFYPGDSIPLYLDKKSETLKVIQHLRNEAHRFGITFHRDKRSKSALNSSVESIPGIGEKTMTALIQHFKSVKRLKLATEKEISAVVGVSKAKKIVEFYHNNQS, from the coding sequence ATGCAGAGTCCTCTTGAACTTCAAATTATTACCTTACCCGATAATCCTGGCGTTTATCAATATTATGATAAAGACGGGAAAATCTTGTATGTCGGAAAAGCCAAAAATTTAAAAAAAAGGGTTTCATCCTATTTCAATAAAATTCACGATACTGCCAAAACTAACGTTCTGGTAAAAAAAATCGTGACGATAAAACACATCGTAGTTCCAACCGAAACCGATGCGCTTTTATTAGAAAACAATTTAATTAAAACACTTCAGCCGAGATACAACGTTTTGCTTCGCGATGACAAAACGTACCCTTGGATTTGTATTAAAAAAGAACCTTTTTCGAGAATATTTTCAACTCGAAACATGGTAAAAGATGGCTCTGAATATTTTGGTCCATACACCAGTTTCAAAACAGTACATACTATTTTAGATTTAATTAAAGAATTATATCCGCTTCGAACTTGCAATTACGATTTGAGCGAATCGAATATTAATTCAGGAAAATTTAAAGTTTGTCTTGAATATCACATTGGCAACTGCAAAGGACCTTGTGAAGGTTTGGAACCCCTGGAAGAATACCAAAAACAAGTCAATGCTATTCGCGAAATCCTGAAAGGAAACTTCAAAGAAAGTTTAAAGGATTTTAAGAAATTGATGAACAACTATGCTCAGAATCTACAATTTGAAGAAGCGCAGAAAATAAAAGAGAAAATTGAGGTTTTAGAAAACTATCAATCAAAATCGACAATCATCAATCCGAAAATTACCAATATTGACGTTTTCTCGATTATTTCTGACGAAAGTGCCGCGTATGTCAATTTTCTACAGATTTCTCATGGTTCAATTATTCGTTCGCATACTTTAGAAATGAAGAAAAAATTGGACGAAAGTGATGAAGAATTATTAGAATTAGCTATTGTAGAACTTCGTGAGCGTTTTCAATTATTATCAAAAGAAATTATTGTTCCTTTTGAAATGGATTTGGGCGAAAATATCAAAATCACTGTTCCCCAGCTTGGAGACAAAAAACAGATTCTGGATTTATCGATTCGAAATGCGAAATTCTATCGAATCGAACAATTAAAACAATTGCAGATTGTAGATCCCGATCGTCATGTGAATAGAATTATGGCACAGATGCAAAAAGATTTACGTCTTCCGTCTGAACCAAGACATATAGAATGTTTTGATAACTCGAACATTCAAGGGACAAATCCTGTTGCGGCTTGTGTCGTTTTCAAAGATGGGAAACCAAGCAAAAAAGATTATCGCCATTTTAATGTCAAAACTGTTGAAGGTCCAAACGACTTTGCTTCGATGACCGAAATCGTATATCGCCGTTACAAAAGATTATTGGACGAAAATGAACCGCTTCCGCAATTGATTATTATTGATGGTGGAAAAGGACAGCTTTCGGCAGCATTAAAAAGTATTGATGATTTAGGCTTACGCGGAAAAGTGGCTATTATCGGAATTGCAAAACGTTTGGAAGAACTGTTCTATCCTGGCGATTCGATTCCGTTATATCTCGACAAAAAATCAGAAACCTTAAAAGTAATTCAGCATTTACGAAACGAAGCACACAGATTCGGAATCACATTTCATAGAGATAAACGAAGTAAATCGGCACTTAATTCTTCGGTTGAAAGCATTCCTGGAATTGGCGAAAAAACCATGACAGCATTAATACAACATTTCAAAAGTGTTAAAAGATTGAAATTGGCTACAGAAAAAGAAATTTCAGCCGTTGTAGGTGTTTCTAAAGCCAAAAAAATTGTCGAATTTTATCACAATAATCAATCTTAA
- a CDS encoding XAC2610-related protein encodes MKTAILYILILVSANCFSQKNIEFYQKDQTKIKINLPKDSEKLEVHTSKNNKSQVILNIEISGSITGKETNIIIEDYNFDGYKDFSVYHTDDGMGVYRVYQIFIYNPTNGLFKEAQIPSDSSPECSEFCDVEINKKDKTFESTCRGAARWHTDRWKFDKNNKLTLLKSK; translated from the coding sequence ATGAAAACAGCAATATTGTACATCCTTATTTTAGTTTCTGCAAATTGTTTCAGTCAAAAGAATATTGAGTTTTATCAAAAAGATCAAACAAAAATAAAAATAAATCTACCAAAAGATTCTGAAAAATTAGAAGTGCACACTTCTAAAAACAATAAGTCGCAAGTTATACTTAACATCGAAATTTCAGGTTCGATTACAGGTAAAGAAACAAATATCATAATAGAAGATTATAATTTTGATGGTTACAAAGATTTTTCCGTTTACCATACAGATGATGGAATGGGAGTTTATAGGGTTTACCAAATCTTTATTTACAATCCGACAAATGGCTTGTTTAAAGAAGCACAGATACCATCAGACTCTAGTCCTGAATGCAGTGAATTTTGTGATGTAGAAATAAATAAGAAAGATAAAACATTTGAATCTACCTGCAGAGGCGCCGCAAGATGGCACACTGACAGATGGAAATTTGACAAAAACAATAAGTTAACACTTCTAAAAAGTAAATAA
- a CDS encoding patatin-like phospholipase family protein, which yields MAFLFSQEAFSQEIKKDSVKRPKIGLVLSGGGAKGFAHIGVLKVLEEAGIKIDYIGGTSMGSVIGGLYASGYNASQIDSIFKQTNFDELINDYIPRSSKNFYGKKNDELYAIVLPFSNFRIGIPEALSKGMYNYNLLSSLTRNVRHIRDFNKLPTPFLCIGTNIETGEEVLLNKGNLVQAMMASAAFPSLFTPVEIDGNLLVDGGVVNNYPIQEVRNLGADIIIGVDVQDDLLKRKNLKNATRILVQITNLQSIEKMKNKRKDTDVYIKPDIRDFGVISFDRGEEIIRKGEEASFAVYEKLKTLTDENNFYKKPKLKLASDTLHIQDINTDKLENYTKEYIRGKLRFKPGSTITYDGLKAGINNLNATQNFSTISYCLQPDGDKDDLDLVLRENPTQTYLKLGLHYDGLYKSAVLLNLTHKKTFLKNDVTSLDIILGDNFRYDFNYYVENGFNISFGFRSRLNQFNRNVTTSLSGVLKENPNVNLINVDFMDITNQAYFQTIFVQKFLMGGGLEYKYLKINSPTLANEDNIIEKSNYFSAFAYLKYDSLDEKYYPNSGLYFSTDLQTYMASSDYTKQFKPFSIAKAEISIVRPLFRKATIKFGTDAGFNIGSDSVPFFDFIFGGYGYNKINNFNYFYGYDFLSIAGNSYIKTDINIDYEIFKKNHINVSANFANLGDDIFSSVDWISMPKYTGYAVGYGLETIIGPIEVKQSWSPEMSKSFTWFSIGFQF from the coding sequence ATGGCATTTTTATTTTCGCAGGAAGCATTTTCGCAGGAAATAAAAAAAGACAGTGTTAAAAGACCCAAAATCGGATTGGTTTTAAGCGGTGGAGGTGCCAAAGGTTTTGCACATATCGGAGTTTTAAAAGTATTGGAAGAAGCTGGAATCAAAATTGATTATATCGGCGGGACCAGTATGGGATCTGTAATTGGCGGACTTTATGCTTCTGGTTATAATGCCTCGCAAATCGATTCTATTTTCAAACAAACCAATTTTGACGAATTAATAAACGATTATATTCCGCGTTCATCCAAAAACTTCTACGGCAAAAAGAATGACGAATTATATGCGATTGTTTTACCTTTTAGTAATTTCAGAATTGGCATTCCAGAAGCTCTTTCAAAAGGAATGTACAATTATAATTTGTTAAGCAGTTTAACTAGAAATGTGCGTCATATTCGTGATTTCAACAAACTGCCAACTCCATTTTTATGCATCGGAACTAATATCGAAACGGGCGAAGAAGTTTTATTAAACAAAGGAAATCTCGTTCAAGCCATGATGGCAAGTGCGGCTTTTCCTTCCCTATTTACTCCTGTAGAAATTGATGGAAATTTATTGGTTGATGGTGGCGTGGTAAATAATTACCCAATACAGGAAGTTCGCAATCTTGGTGCTGATATTATTATTGGGGTTGACGTTCAAGACGACTTGCTAAAAAGAAAAAACCTAAAAAATGCCACGAGAATTTTGGTTCAGATTACCAATCTGCAATCTATCGAAAAAATGAAAAACAAAAGAAAAGATACCGATGTTTATATCAAACCAGATATTCGTGACTTTGGTGTTATTTCATTTGATCGAGGAGAAGAAATCATCAGAAAAGGCGAAGAAGCATCTTTTGCCGTTTATGAAAAACTCAAAACCTTGACAGATGAAAATAATTTCTACAAAAAACCAAAACTAAAACTGGCTTCAGATACTCTTCATATTCAAGATATAAATACTGACAAATTAGAAAATTACACCAAAGAATATATTCGAGGTAAACTTCGTTTTAAACCAGGAAGCACTATAACTTATGATGGCCTTAAAGCTGGAATAAACAACTTAAACGCAACACAAAACTTTAGTACAATTTCATATTGCCTTCAACCAGATGGCGATAAAGACGACTTGGACTTAGTTTTAAGAGAAAACCCAACTCAGACTTATCTAAAACTTGGACTTCATTATGATGGTCTCTACAAAAGTGCGGTTTTATTAAACCTAACTCATAAAAAGACTTTCTTAAAAAACGATGTTACTTCTCTCGATATCATTTTGGGAGATAATTTCAGATATGATTTTAACTATTATGTTGAAAATGGTTTTAACATCAGTTTTGGTTTCCGCTCGAGATTGAATCAATTTAATCGAAATGTAACTACTAGTTTGAGTGGCGTTCTCAAAGAGAATCCAAATGTTAACCTTATTAATGTTGACTTCATGGATATAACCAATCAGGCCTATTTCCAGACTATTTTTGTACAGAAATTTTTAATGGGTGGCGGATTAGAATACAAATATTTAAAAATCAATTCGCCTACACTCGCCAATGAAGATAACATAATTGAGAAAAGCAATTATTTTAGTGCCTTTGCTTATTTAAAATACGATTCGCTAGACGAAAAATACTACCCAAATTCTGGATTATATTTTTCTACAGATTTGCAAACCTATATGGCATCATCAGATTATACGAAACAATTTAAACCTTTCTCAATTGCGAAAGCCGAAATATCAATTGTAAGGCCACTATTTAGAAAAGCAACTATAAAATTTGGAACCGATGCGGGATTTAATATTGGCAGCGATAGCGTTCCGTTTTTTGATTTTATATTTGGAGGGTATGGCTACAACAAAATAAACAATTTTAATTATTTCTACGGATACGACTTTCTAAGCATTGCTGGCAACAGTTATATTAAAACTGATATTAATATTGATTACGAAATCTTCAAAAAAAACCACATCAATGTATCAGCAAATTTTGCCAATTTGGGAGATGATATTTTCTCTTCTGTCGATTGGATTTCTATGCCAAAATATACAGGATATGCAGTTGGCTATGGCTTAGAAACCATCATTGGTCCTATCGAAGTAAAACAATCTTGGTCTCCAGAAATGTCAAAAAGCTTTACGTGGTTTAGCATTGGGTTTCAATTTTAG
- a CDS encoding homogentisate 1,2-dioxygenase, with product MPLYHKLGDFPQKRHTQFEKPNGGFYYEQLFGTEGFHGHSSLSYHVHRPTQVKEILNSYSVEPKIAIGKNIKSLLFKGFELKPENDFLDSRKAMLINKDCIIGLAAPKESLRNYFYKNADADEMLFIHRGKGKLRTMLGNIPFEYGDYLIIPRGIIYQIDFETEDNRLFYVESYSPFYTPKRYKNQSGQHLEHSPFCERDFILPNELETHDEKGDFLIKIKKEGMMHEVVYATHPFDVVGWDGYNFPYGFSIHNFEPITGRVHQPPPVHQTFETATFVVCSFCPRLYDYHPKAIPAPYNHSNIDSDEVLYYVDGDFMSRNNIEQGHITLHPKGIPHGPAPGAMERSIGHKETQELAVMVDTFRPLMVTEEAMGLDDGQYYKSWTE from the coding sequence ATGCCACTATATCATAAACTTGGGGATTTTCCTCAAAAGCGACACACCCAATTTGAAAAACCAAATGGAGGTTTTTACTACGAACAATTGTTCGGAACCGAAGGTTTTCACGGACATTCGTCGCTATCATACCATGTACATAGACCAACACAGGTTAAAGAAATTTTAAACTCTTATTCGGTTGAACCAAAAATTGCAATCGGAAAAAATATAAAATCACTTCTTTTTAAAGGTTTCGAATTAAAACCTGAAAATGATTTTCTAGACAGCCGAAAAGCAATGTTAATCAATAAAGACTGTATTATTGGTTTGGCTGCGCCGAAAGAATCGCTTCGAAATTATTTCTATAAAAATGCCGACGCCGATGAAATGCTTTTCATCCATAGAGGAAAAGGAAAATTAAGAACCATGTTAGGAAATATTCCGTTTGAATATGGCGATTATTTGATTATTCCACGCGGCATTATTTATCAGATCGATTTCGAAACCGAAGATAACCGACTATTTTATGTAGAATCATACTCTCCTTTTTATACTCCTAAACGTTATAAAAACCAATCTGGGCAGCATTTAGAGCATTCTCCATTTTGCGAGCGTGATTTTATTCTGCCAAACGAATTGGAAACACATGACGAAAAAGGCGATTTTTTAATTAAAATCAAAAAAGAAGGCATGATGCACGAAGTGGTTTATGCCACACATCCGTTTGATGTTGTAGGCTGGGACGGCTACAATTTCCCTTACGGATTTTCAATTCACAATTTCGAACCTATAACTGGACGTGTTCACCAACCGCCACCAGTACACCAAACTTTTGAAACAGCTACTTTTGTAGTTTGTTCATTCTGCCCAAGACTTTACGATTATCATCCAAAAGCTATTCCAGCACCATACAATCACAGCAATATAGATTCTGACGAAGTTCTGTATTATGTAGATGGTGATTTTATGAGCCGTAATAATATCGAGCAAGGTCATATCACTTTACACCCAAAAGGAATTCCACACGGACCAGCGCCGGGAGCAATGGAACGCAGTATCGGTCACAAAGAAACTCAGGAATTAGCCGTTATGGTGGATACTTTCCGTCCGTTAATGGTTACTGAAGAAGCGATGGGACTTGATGACGGTCAGTACTACAAATCTTGGACTGAATAA
- a CDS encoding four helix bundle protein, translating into MTFNEKYKDNALLIKTFNFALNIIDYTTELQDQKKFVIANQLLKSGTSIGANSKESQNAESKADFIHKLKIAIKEADETEYWLFLCDAHREYPNCKRLLNDLSEILKILNKIISTSRRN; encoded by the coding sequence ATGACTTTTAACGAAAAATACAAAGACAACGCTCTTTTAATTAAAACTTTCAATTTCGCACTAAACATAATTGATTACACAACAGAACTTCAAGATCAAAAGAAATTCGTAATTGCAAATCAGTTATTAAAAAGCGGAACATCTATTGGAGCAAATTCTAAAGAGTCACAAAATGCAGAAAGCAAAGCTGATTTTATTCATAAACTAAAAATTGCAATCAAGGAAGCAGACGAAACAGAGTATTGGCTGTTTTTATGTGATGCTCATAGAGAATATCCAAATTGCAAACGTTTATTAAATGATCTTTCAGAAATTTTAAAAATTTTAAATAAAATAATATCAACATCAAGGAGGAATTAG